CGAGGGCGAAGAGGGCGTCAGGAATGTCGGCGTGCTTGTCGAGACCGGCGCTGATACCGATGGGGTTGGACAGTTTCATTCCGTAGACTTCCGTCGCCAGAGCAGGGTGTTCGGCGAGGGTTCTATCGCGTTCGCGGATGTGTAGGCCGAGATCGTAGAGAGTTTTCATCATGCCAGTGCCGGCGTGGTGAGCGTCTTCGGCGTCGCTCCATGCAAAGCGCATCAACATGGGTGACAATGCGTGGATGGAGGCCCTCGTATCGGTTACATAGAGATAGGAGACGTAGAGGGAACCGACGAGGGCAACGCTGTACAGGCCAGTCTTCAGACCCGAACCGGCCTGGGATTCCGTCGAGGAGCCGGTGCCAGTAGAAGCATGACGTCGGGGGATGTTGCTAGGGAGTCTGGAGCGGACGGTGGTAGGATTTCTGGCGGATCGGAGGGCGGACTGCACGCGGCAGGATCGCAGGCAGATGGACGCCATTGCAGAGAAGAGTTGCCGGTCCTGGCCAGCACTCAATGGCTCAGGGTTGGGTAGGTTTTGAGGGTTGTGATCTGGACGAGGTCAAGGGCCCGAAGGCGGAATGGGCGCGAAGTTTGGGGTGCACATTTGGCGTCGCTCTAGCACGGAAGGTACAGTGTCAGTACAGTGTCGGCTAACACGGTACAAAGTCTAAGGTATTTTTTTCTAAGAATAAAATCGTATCAGATCATGACGTTCTCCATGTCTGTATGGTCCGTCTCCGTCTAGCCCAACGCCGTCCCGATGCACTACAAAAGAAAATGATGCTGCCAAAGAATGTCTAGGATATCTATGCTTTCCGCTCCTCTCTTCTACGTCGTCAAAGTTCAAGCCTCCATCTTTACCGAACTCTCGTGAGCAGCGATGGCCGGCACCGCATGCGATCTCTCTTGTACTTCCTCTGCCTCCTCGACGACCTCAGCCTGTCTGTTCAAGAAACTCAGATAGGTCTGCCATCCGACAGCAATCACGCCCGAGAAGACGCTGCGGTATTCCATCGGGATGAAAGAGAAGCTGAAGGCCGTCACGGCAGGCCACAGCTTGCACGAGTTGACAATACTCACGGGCACACATTGTCGGATGCGGTCGATGATTTGGTCGAAGTTGTCGCCAGCAAGGAACGCCTGCATGCCGAAGAAGTACGAGTTGAATATGGGTGTGAAGCACACCTGGTTCACCACGACCTTTGTGGCCAGCGAGAGGAGCCTCGAGGCATAGTTGAAGTTCTGGGAGAGGAAGATGAACCTGCCAAACACAATACTGCGTCAGTCGCTGTTCGAATAGACGGAAACCACACGGGAGCTGCGCGCACACGCACGAGCACGAGCACGAGAACGAGAACGACCGAACCTACCATTTATAACTGGGAATAGAAGAAATGGCGCCAATGATCAGGGAGCGCATCGTCCGTTCTGGGTTGTAGTCGTTGCCGCTCATGTTCTGGGCCGAGAGGTCGGCGCAAAAATAGATGACCAAGGAGCTGATGAACTGCGTCGTCAGAGGCCTCTTGCGCTGGGCTCGGGCATAACCCTCCCCGGCGCGGGTCAAGGGCCCGAGACGCTGCCATAACGGGATTGTGGTGATGGTGTTTGGCACGGGAATAGGATCCTCTGCCCTCTTCGGCTTGGGTACTTCGGAACTGGAGTTGGCGCggcgctgttgctgctgtgcCAAGCGATTTCGCAGTCCTTGGGCTCCGAGTGTTTGACGGCGCAAGAACACTCGGAACAGTGTTGTGGTCGTTGCCATGCTCGGTTCGGTTCGGTTGTGAAGTACGGTAGGTGTTATTGAGGGATCATAGTCGAAGTTGTCGAGGGAGAGATTTGCAAGACGTCTCTCCGTCCAAGGTAATCTACTCTTGGTACTTTACCTACTGCGCAAGGAAGGGTATGCCGAGAAGTATGGCCGAGATGATGCCCCAAAGGCGTAGGGCGGCATGGACACACGCACACACTGTCACACACCCTCCCAGCACAGTCATTTAGCAGTCACCCACATCCACCCACCCTGGACTTCCCGCCTGTGCCCGCCTGGACCCCTGAAGAGCAAACCGGGAAAGTGCGGCAGTGGCATTGCCGACGCCGATGGCGGCCCTTCCGTCGGGGTCCGGGCCCTGCAAGAGTGGGCCCTTTTTGATGTTTCTCTTCTTGTTTCTGTTTGGTCCGTTGTTGCGTGCTTATACTCTGTGCTTGTACCGGTACCTTACGTAAGGCCGACGTAGGCACGTGCAGCTGCCAGGGGTGACAGGCCCTAGCTTAACGCCTTGCATTGCCACCCGTCGCCATCCGCATGACCCTTACCACCAGCTGGCGTCCT
This is a stretch of genomic DNA from Colletotrichum lupini chromosome 10, complete sequence. It encodes these proteins:
- a CDS encoding dihydroorotate dehydrogenase, which produces MATTTTLFRVFLRRQTLGAQGLRNRLAQQQQRRANSSSEVPKPKRAEDPIPVPNTITTIPLWQRLGPLTRAGEGYARAQRKRPLTTQFISSLVIYFCADLSAQNMSGNDYNPERTMRSLIIGAISSIPSYKCIVFGRFIFLSQNFNYASRLLSLATKVVVNQVCFTPIFNSYFFGMQAFLAGDNFDQIIDRIRQCVPVSIVNSCKLWPAVTAFSFSFIPMEYRSVFSGVIAVGWQTYLSFLNRQAEVVEEAEEVQERSHAVPAIAAHESSSDAKYHNPQNLPNPEPLSAGQDRQLFSAMASICLRSCRVQSALRSARNPTTVRSRLPSNIPRRHASTGTGSSTESQAGSGLKTGLYSVALVGSLYVSYLYVTDTRASIHALSPMLMRFAWSDAEDAHHAGTGMMKTLYDLGLHIRERDRTLAEHPALATEVYGMKLSNPIGISAGLDKHADIPDALFALGAGIVEVGGCTPRPQDGNPRPRVFRVPSLDGMINRYGLNSRGADSMAITLRERVRKFARKVGATEQEVLDGEAGVPAGSLLPGRLLAVQIAKNKETDQKDVNAVAQDYVYCVQRLARYADILVVNVSSPNTPGLRDLQATEPLTRLLSAVVQEARKVDRKVAPKVMVKVSPDEEEDAQIEGIVQAVCSSGVDGVIVGNTTNRRTGIVPQGVKLTVKEQKALQETGGYSGPAMYSRTLDLVGRYRKKLDAQTLQTGSAEEAAAIPDVDGSLSGKLHDLIEGKDTPRKVIFATGGITNGEQALKILNAGASVAMVYTGLTYGGPGTITKIKREIKDQA